From the genome of Solanum lycopersicum chromosome 7, SLM_r2.1:
AGACACAGCTCCGTCGTTCTCAGACATGGACAGTTCTTGTACAACTTTCTCCAGTCCTTTGCTAATAGCTTGCATCTCCTCTGCAAGAAATTTCAGTTGTATCTacagaaaatttttaattagacCATTGTCAGTCATATTTCTATAGTGAATTTTGAATTACTTGGACCAGATAATGTTACCTTTGCGCACGGTTCCAAGCTAGAAAGATCATTAGAAAAATCTAGCAGTTCGGGCAATTTGTCAGCAAGTACCTGGCAGAGAATTTCTTTAAGCATCTTGTAAAATATGCTGGTTGCTGACATAAggtatactcaaattcaaatcatttTCCCAAGTGAAAATCTTAAGTTACAAGTAGCAAAATACCAGCGCAACGAGGAGAAAATAGTGAATATAAAGATACGTAGTTGTTATGGTAACACTCTATAAAGAAAAGGTTTATACCGGTCAGCGCCTACGTGCTAGAGGATAATTTAACATCAATAGGATAAGAAATCTGGAAGTACCACAAGCGCCATGCAACTTATAGGATAGAGATAATTATATAGATTGATTTGATAAATGTAAGGAAGCTGATAACAACGTAAAAGCCAAGTTTTGTGATTTGATCTCATGTCGTGAGAAAAGATCCATTCGTGTGCATCAgtcattgtttattttgttttttattttaaaattaagacTTCTATTCTTCCTTTCAGCTAAGCTTCTTATAATCAACTTATATACAGATTCAGAAACCCAAGTAAGAGACAATCCCTGATTTATCCAACGAACTTCAGACACTAATTCCTTTTTATCAACCTGACCAGTTAGGGTTGAGTTTATAACTTGTCTTTACTAACTTCAGATATAGACACTTTTAGCTAGATAAAAGCCAATACAAATTTCTTTTACAGATGATCCTGGGACACAATTGAAAAGGACCTGAGATGAGAAGGTGTAATCAACTGATCTGATTATGCAAATTCAGGTCACAGATAAGAGAAAATTTAACTCATGCTCAACATAGATGATCCCTTCCAAACGAGCAAATGTCCTTGAAAGCTGGCTTTAGCTTAATGTGCATATTACTAATCACTGACAAGCACCACAGATTTTTGCGTCAGAAATTATTTAAGAAATGCTATGACTCATTTATTTCAGAAGACGATCAGATCTGCCAAGAAATTGGGGACGGAGTGAACAAATTTTATCCTGCATTCTGTTCAAGATAGGAGGAAATATATGTGTAATAGAAAACACCAGCCCCAAAATATTAGTCAACCATATCATCATGCTTTCATCAAGAAGAGTGTCGATCAAAGACTGTACCTTGCAAAGATAATGCATGAGAGTCATCTTATTGTTCCGTGCACGTGTCTCTGTTAGTTTTAGGAGGCTATCTAACCTGAATCCAACAGCAGAACCTACAGAAATCATCAAGAAATTATTAGATGAGTCGAAGATAATTTCTCAAAGATCACTTTTTTGGTAAGAAATGCATTTATCATCTAAATGAAGCAGggatttttcaataatttcaagACCAGAAAAGCCAAAGGAGATGACAATTGCAGAGATATACCATTTCATCAGAAAATCTTTGAGCCATACCCAGTTGATTTATTTGACATGTTTTCCTTATCTAGAGTTTAAATTTCTATTGCTGAAGTTCTCAACTTGGAAATCTTTTGGTGGGATCAATTTTCGAAAAATTTCATGAAACGTAATTGGGTAAATCTCCATAAGAATTAGACCTATTCAATAACAGATATGCAGGCTGTGGTTTCCACCCTACAGGGATTTTTAAAAAGCAAGTTTAGATGGTCCTTAGCAGGAACAATATCAGTTAATCTTCTATACAGATCTGGACCTGATTATTTTTGTGGTAAGTGCTCCAGCATAGGTGAATGGCCTAAGCTAATAGGTTTAAGTGTTGCATGTGCATTTAATTTCTCAATTCCACACACCCCATAGATTGTGTAATTTCTTTTGTCATTTGTCAAACAGGTCACTCCTTTTCTTTTGGGTAGGGGAACACTTCAACTCACTCCCACAGAGAAAAATAAGACGCCATAATTAAGAAATCAATAGCAGATACGcttgaaaataaaagagatgtTTACCCACCTCTAGCAGTTCCCTGGTTCAAAGCATTTCCCAGAGAGAGAATTGTTTGCATAATCCTTTTCAATTTTGATGAACCTTTAATCTGATTACAACATCAAAGAGAAGATGATATTCAAGGACAGCATCAAGAAAGAAACCTCTTGTCTCATCTAAAAGTGGTAAAGCATTAAAGTTGGAAagaataaacaaaagaaatgtgCCTGATCAGCTGCCGAATTTACAATATTCAGACTCTTCCTTAGCTCAGAAACCTGAAATTGAAAGAGAACAAATACGCTGTCAGTAAGCGAAACATTCCCAGTGCAACAAAAAGGCAGCAGAACCAGGCAAAGTGGAACCTATTAGCATAGAAATATTGCAGCTCAATCAGTAAAAGAATAAGACGAGGAGGTTGGCATCAGCCATCTTCTCACCTGAGATTCAAACTGAATCTTAAACGAAAAAACTCTCAGCTTGGACTCTGTTCGTGGTACTTGCATCAACTCTAACATAAACTGCAACAGCGAAGAGATCTTACAATTAGATGTTACTATATAAATGGTCCAATCAATTCCATACAAGGATAAAGTGGGTTAGTAagcaaaattaaggaaaaaaaggtTAGTTCACAATGAACAAACCTGTTCACATCGACCCAACTTCTCCTTCTCTCCTTTATAACCCTGAAGCAGAAATGCAACTAAACAAGGTTATTCACTGTGTTCCTATGtacatttaattattaattttcctTAATTCTATTCAATCAGATCTTTCACCTTAAGAGTTTCCATCTCCTCCTTAGTTGGGCAAAACTTGATCAGATTCTCCACCTGATCCACATCTAGTGCAGAATCTTCCAGTGCAAGCACCGAGCTCTGTTGAAATTGTTAAAAAGTGGTAGCTAACAATTAGAAGCAGAATCCaacttttaacagaaaataATCCACACAATTGACGTTATATTCATGAACCTTGGGCCTACctcaaccccaaaagctagctcatgcGGTAAGGATTGTCCAAAACCATATAAGGAGAACAATTACCCATCTACcactaatatataattaatctaAAGATGTGTTTGGGTGTAGGGACGTGTGTACATCATTCTTGGAAATAATCACATTTCAATGTAACTCAACTATATGCAGGATTATTGTCCACGGACCATCACAAAGAGAGATGACAGGAAGAGGTGGAGAATGTTAACAATGAGAACATCTAGCATGCAGAAAGTGCACAACCAGGACTAAAGTTTGTGATTACAAGATTCAACACGTACAAACACCCTGTCCCGGGATAGGTGACACTTGAATGGCTTTGCTTTCTTTAAATAACAGATTATACTTAAATCAGCAGGGATATGTACATTGGTTATACAATAAAGTAGAGTCTTAAGATACTAAAAGACATAAGTTTTTTACCGATACAATTAAGCAGACAGAGTCCAAATCAATAGTAAGTTCCCATTTAAGCATTATTTGAAAACTGAACATCTTGCAAACAACCTCTAACAAGGTCTACAATGTGATTGTTATTCATATTTCTGAGAGGAAGTTTAGTACAAAAGTGAGAAAACAGAAAGGGAGTGAACTATATAGATAAGCAGTCTAAGAACAATGGCACACAGTTCAGAATAATTGCTTATTAAGAACACAAAAATCAATCGAACACTGGAAGCTATAAAATATGGGACACATAACATGCTTTAACTATTTGAACTTGAATGTCAAATGAATCATTGTGATTACAGCACTACCCTACTGCAGGTATACAGGAGTGAATATATGATTACCCAAGATATATGACACAGATGAATACAAACAATTGGTACAATCAGCTGCATGTCAGATATATATATTCTAGAATAACCATATTATCCAAAAAGAAAGCCAATTGTATATGTACACAGCTTACCAGCATTTCATGCAGTGGTATTTTCACCTTAGAAAGCATGATTTCACAATTATAAGCTCGTCTGTGATCAACCTGCCAAAATAGAGTTCAGGTAAATGCTCTCTTAGAACATGAAAGAGCTGAAATAGTGCCACACTTCCATCTTTTCTCTGCAGCTATATGCGAGGAGAGAACAGGCAGTGTCTTCCACAGAGCTATATGAGTATCAGGTGGAAATGGATTCTATCAGATGTTACTCATGAATAGGTTTTCAGTGAATCCGTGACAAAGAAGCTTAGATAATCTGTGGAAACAAACTCGGGAAGCAGAAGTAAAAGATTTTGTCTGTCCAACCACCATGGTATTATATAACTGTAAAAGATCCCTATTCACAGGCCTAAGAGACAGAAtttattaattagattttttaaaatacagaACAATGTAAATATTCTAAGAATAAAAGCAATAATTTCTTTATGACGTGATGTCTGGCCAACTTGCGCACCTCGACTACCGGATATCTGCTACCTCCCACAAGCACAGATACCAGGTGATGTTTTCTACCAAAGCTTAGAAATAttggaagaaatcacctagtgtgAATTTTGAACCTGAGACCTCATGGTTCTCCCCCAATTTCATCGACCACTAGGTTACACTCTTGGGTGCAGCAATAgctgatatttatttatttttgacaagGTAAAGCAATAGCTTATATTTTACTGACCCTCAATTAAACAAAAAGGCAGACTGGTGCACAAAACATCCAATCCTGCGTTCACGCAAAGTCGGGGAAAGGGCCGACTTCAATCATGAGTATAATATCTCTGTTGACCCTAGATTCAAAGAATGTGAATAAAGATTAAAATCCAATTACATGGCTGCCTCAGTACAGTGCACTGACTTATGCAGTTCCTTTTTTCCAACAACTTTCTTTTAAAGAAAAGGACCAACTGCCATAAGGTTTGGCATCCTCAATAGTGAAACTATTGTTCCTAGTgtctttaattttatgttattcaGAAATCAAGGGACGGTTCTGATTTCTGAATGAATAACACCATGCACATTTGACAGCTTTCAGATTTGACATTCTTGACAATCCAACCACGGTCCATTCtggaattaatatttatatgtaaatttaaGTATGATTTCTAAGTAATCAGCGCGACCTCCTATCTAAACATGCTATACATCAAGTGATAttacattaaaaagaaaaacaaagatcACTGAGAGCAATGATGACTACAACATATCAGCACTGTGCCTCTCTCTTTACACACTCAGGTTTTCAGGAATTTCAGCCAAAGAATTTCATTCCAGAAACCCTTctgaaaacaaaattttttaagCTGAAAACTAGCTGATCCAAAAAGGAACCACGTGAAAACACAGAATCGTGTCAAGAAAGAGGGAATGGGGAACAAGCTGCATTAAAGGAAGTAATTAAGTACAAGACCATGATCAGAAAGTGTACGTTAGAATTAGACTGTTCATAATATTTAAGATTCTGAGGTTTATGTCAAACCATGGAACACCTCTGCACCAGGAACATTGCAAATGACtttataaagataaaatgatttagggaaattttttatgaaaatctaCAAGGAACCTCAGATGTCATATAGTCATATAAGCAATTACCAGTTGCACTTTCTCCGGCTTCTGCCCCATTGAGGTCCCCGAATTCCTTTTCCCTCCTGAACTGCCTTGTCCTGAAGTTGGAACTGCAGCTGAAAAGAGGGATTCAAGCTCTGATATATCAATCTCTGGTGCCCTATCAAATAGAAATTGGAGGGGACATCAGAAGTGATATCTGGAAAGAATTTTAAGAAGATTGACTAATAGCTACTTTCACACTCATAGTTAGCACCTACTTGGGAGCATCACTACATTTTTGAGCCTCGGCCCACAAGCTTCCTGAGACTGCTCTAGATATTTTTAACCAATGCAAAGGCTTCAGTTTCTTTGATGACTGACTTCTTGAATTCATGGTACGAGACAATGGTCCTCGTCCCTTTAAGCCAGGTGGAGGAGCAGAAGGTGGGGGTGGAGATGGAGAAGTAGGGAGATTACTACCTTTGGATGCTGACTGTATCATACCAGAACCTGCTTTTAGATCCGGCTTAAGAGAAGGGACTGGAGGAGGGGGAGCAGAAGGGACACTTTGTCGAGAACCCAACGCAGGAGGAGGGGGAGCAGAAGGGACACTTTGTCTAGAACCCAACGCAGGAGGCGGAGGAGGTGGTGGCATTACAGATACATTTGCAGGCTTAGAAGCTTGAGAAGCAGGCAAAGGAGGGGGTGGAGGTGGAGCGGGTCCACCATTGAACGAGGAGTTCTCCTTCATAGATTGCACAGGAAGAGGTGGAGGCAGGGGTGGAGGTGGTGGCTCCCTAGTTAGGGGAACAACTTTTTCCTTCAAAGGTGGAGTAGGTGGAGGTGGAGGTGGAGGCGGTTCACTAATAGAGGCAGAATTTGGGCTCAATATTTGGGTTGTATTTAACTGGCATGGAGGTGGAGGAGGAGGTGGTGGTAGTGGCGGTGACTTATCTCTAAAAGCTGAACTTTCCTTCAAAGTTGGGACTGGTCCAAGTGGTTCACTAGTACAGACAGAATTCTTGCTCAATACTGGGGGTGTAGATAATGGGTATGAGTCTCGAGGAGGTGGAGGTGGAAGCGGAGGTGGTGGAAGTGATGGCACCCCTCTGAAAACTGAATGTTCCTTCAAAGGTGGGGTGGGAGGAGCAGGTGATTGAGGTGATCCACCAACAGAACCAGCATTCTCGTTCAATAGAGGGATTGGATGTTGTGAAGGTGGTGGTGGTGGCGGTGGTGGCGGTGGTGGTGGTGAAAAATTACTACTCTGGACGAACTGTTGTTCTAAAGGTTTGATAAAGGGAATGGCAGCTGCTGGAGAAGAGGAATTAGGAGGAGCTAGGGATGGAGGACAACTTTTAGAAGGATGAAGAGGTCGAGTAGGTTCCTTTTTAGCAGCTTCATCACCTAGCTGCTGCGCTGTCCGAGGAGGTGAAGTAGACTCCCCTTCATAAGCTGGCTGCTGCAGTGTCCGAGGAAGTAGAGGTGCATCAGATTGAGACATAGCAGGTCTATCATCCTTCAAGGAAACAATTGGAGAACATTGTGTTCTGGGTGGAGTAGCCTGAGATGCAGAAGATATAGTTCCAGTGACTAGTTTATCCTTCACGGGAGGAGTGTGTGGTGATGGTGCCAAGGGGGATGGAGATAGAGACAACCCAGTAAGATGAGGAGATGAAGCAGGTTCTCCTTTATGATCTGGCTTCTGTGCTGCAAGAGGAAGCAGATATGTATCAGGTTGAGACAAAGTAGGTTTTTCATCCTTCAAGGATGCAATTGGAGGACCTTGGGTTTTGGGTGGAGTAGCAGGAGATGCATAAGGTACAGGTTGAGACGAAGTAGGTTTTTCATCCTTCAAGGATGCAATTGGAGGACCTTGGGTTTTGGGTGGAGTAGCAGGAGATGCATAAGGTACAGTTCCAGTGACTAATTTATCCTTCATAGGAGGAGTGAGCGGTGCTGGTGTCACTGGTGTAGGAGATAGAACTAGTCCAATACCAATACCCTGATCCTTCCCAGGTATGGATGAGGATGAAGGTGAAGTTGGAATGCTGGTCTTAAAGGGTGGAGTCCTGATCTCAGGTAAGGAAGGAAGGTCATTCAGCTTACCATATTCTTGTACATGAGGATCCAACTTCTTTACAAGTGGGGGATGTTCCGACGTTGGAAGAATGTACAGGGACGGTTGTGATGACACAGAAGACGCACTAGATTCTGTACTAAGGTCAGCAGGAGAAGGTTTTGAAAGAGGAATTGACGGCTGCAGTTTTGACACCTTCATCTCACTTTTGGTCCCAACAAATTGAGCTTCAGCTTTCTGTTGGTCACTTTGTTGTACTTTGGAGGATGATTTGATGGATGACATAGACTGCTGCTCCAATATAAATGGTGATGAGCCCTTTGCATCATTGTCCACTGGTGCAGGTCCCTTCCTCTCTCCAGGAGTCTCCAAATTCACTTGATCGAGGAGCAAGCTAGTGTCTGTAGACAGGGGAGGAACGGATTCCAAATTTTCCTGAATTAAACCTGACGTGGTTATTTGTTGGAGCACATTACGAGCAGCACCAGCATTTGGACTTATCCAATCCACAGAGCTAAAGATTTCCTGAACTTTGGCAAATGCCTCCACTGGTAGGCCGTCCTTCTCCTCAAAACAGGACAAATCTACAGGAAGAACAGAAGCAGCAGTGTCCATCTCTGAGAAAAGAACCTTCATCCAGAGCACAACTTTCATAAATTACAACATGCTTCTAGCTGGAGagtatcaacaaaaaaaatgcattttatACTAACAATAATACCTCTGCTCtgaaatcttttggaaattGATCTTTAGCATCCCATAAAGTGTCAAGTTCATCACGATTAAGAATCAAAATGTTTGACCTAATAAAAGCTGTGTTAAACATGGTCCTAAACATCATCTGTTCCCGCTCCAAATCATCGTGCAAGCAAATACATTCCAAAACAACATCGCCTTGAATATGGCAGTTGATATCAATCTTAACCAATTCACATTCGGCCTGAAATATTATAAGGAATGTTGAATCAATACTAGTCAGTTGGGTCCTAAGAGGGCATGCATAACAAGAATGGGAAAGATGGGGCGAGGGACAAAGACCAAGATATAACAGGTACATGCATTTTCAAGCATGTGAAATTAACAACCTATCAACTGAACTCCACTTGAGCAAAATCATAAGAATAATGGCATTAGAACAAAATGTCATAAGGTTCAAGTAGAACAACTTGTTAAATAGTCCAATTCACTCTAAATCAAACATCTCAATCCCAACAAAGGACCACCACTTGACGAATTAACAAGGTCATAGAGGAGGAAAAATCGTAAAATTGCTTCTTTGGGAAGATGAAAGAAGCGAGAGAACTGTAGAAAATTAAACATTAGGTAGTTGATCCACTCTAAGTTAAACATATTGATCTCATTGAAATACCATAAGTTGTACTATCATAAAAAAAGTTCCCCATATGTTCCTTGGTCTATTTCGAGACACTATTCATAAGTGTTTTTTCAACGATAAATGAATCTGTTAAGGCTATATGTCAGTCCTAGAAACAAGCAGGGGCGGAGCCACGTGCATTTCAGGGTTTCGTCAGGAAAAAATACcgtatatacaagtaaaatgacACACAAAGTGATTAGATAATGTATTTTGGACAGCCTTGCCAAAATAGGTTGTTGTAGCCCAATGGTTTCAGACCCCTTAATGAGTTTCGGACCCCTTGAATGAGCTAGTGCTCGTGTGTTTGAATCTCACTAGCAAACAATTTGTttctccttttaaaaaaaagctttTGTTGTGCACTTTGGAAGTAACACATGATTTTAGTAGAGGAAAAAAACATATTACCTGCTTGTAATGCCTGACGACTTTATTCCTCTTTGGAGTTGAGAACAAAATTTTTGGCGCTCGATCAGAAACTAGAAAAGGGTCCTGTCCATAGATACGAAATATTGGCCGGCAACCACCCTCGCCATCAAAATTAGGTATAGCCCTAATAATGATGCAATCCAATGTGAGTGCTCTATCCAA
Proteins encoded in this window:
- the LOC101245267 gene encoding formin-like protein 18 isoform X1, with translation MALLRKLFYRKPPDGLLEICERVYVFDCCFTTDVWEEENYKGYAGGVISQLRDHYPDASILVFNFREGVSQSLMANILSEYDLTIMDYPRHYEGCPLLSMEVMHHFLRSGESWLSLGQQNVLLMHCERGGWPVLAFMLAALLIYRKHYTGEQKTLDMIYKQAPRELLYLLQPLNPIPSQLRYLQYVARRNVNMQWPPLDRALTLDCIIIRAIPNFDGEGGCRPIFRIYGQDPFLVSDRAPKILFSTPKRNKVVRHYKQAECELVKIDINCHIQGDVVLECICLHDDLEREQMMFRTMFNTAFIRSNILILNRDELDTLWDAKDQFPKDFRAEVLFSEMDTAASVLPVDLSCFEEKDGLPVEAFAKVQEIFSSVDWISPNAGAARNVLQQITTSGLIQENLESVPPLSTDTSLLLDQVNLETPGERKGPAPVDNDAKGSSPFILEQQSMSSIKSSSKVQQSDQQKAEAQFVGTKSEMKVSKLQPSIPLSKPSPADLSTESSASSVSSQPSLYILPTSEHPPLVKKLDPHVQEYGKLNDLPSLPEIRTPPFKTSIPTSPSSSSIPGKDQGIGIGLVLSPTPVTPAPLTPPMKDKLVTGTVPYASPATPPKTQGPPIASLKDEKPTSSQPVPYASPATPPKTQGPPIASLKDEKPTLSQPDTYLLPLAAQKPDHKGEPASSPHLTGLSLSPSPLAPSPHTPPVKDKLVTGTISSASQATPPRTQCSPIVSLKDDRPAMSQSDAPLLPRTLQQPAYEGESTSPPRTAQQLGDEAAKKEPTRPLHPSKSCPPSLAPPNSSSPAAAIPFIKPLEQQFVQSSNFSPPPPPPPPPPPPSQHPIPLLNENAGSVGGSPQSPAPPTPPLKEHSVFRGVPSLPPPPLPPPPPRDSYPLSTPPVLSKNSVCTSEPLGPVPTLKESSAFRDKSPPLPPPPPPPPCQLNTTQILSPNSASISEPPPPPPPPTPPLKEKVVPLTREPPPPPLPPPLPVQSMKENSSFNGGPAPPPPPPLPASQASKPANVSVMPPPPPPPALGSRQSVPSAPPPPALGSRQSVPSAPPPPVPSLKPDLKAGSGMIQSASKGSNLPTSPSPPPPSAPPPGLKGRGPLSRTMNSRSQSSKKLKPLHWLKISRAVSGSLWAEAQKCSDAPKAPEIDISELESLFSAAVPTSGQGSSGGKRNSGTSMGQKPEKVQLVDHRRAYNCEIMLSKVKIPLHEMLSSVLALEDSALDVDQVENLIKFCPTKEEMETLKGYKGEKEKLGRCEQFMLELMQVPRTESKLRVFSFKIQFESQVSELRKSLNIVNSAADQIKGSSKLKRIMQTILSLGNALNQGTARGSAVGFRLDSLLKLTETRARNNKMTLMHYLCKVLADKLPELLDFSNDLSSLEPCAKIQLKFLAEEMQAISKGLEKVVQELSMSENDGAVSENFRKALKEFLCYAEGEVRSLAQLYSGVGRNVDTLILYFGEDPARCPFEQVITTLLNFRRMFNQALEENRKQVEFERKKAEKEAMEKQKMSHSEKT
- the LOC101245267 gene encoding formin-like protein 18 isoform X2 gives rise to the protein MALLRKLFYRKPPDGLLEICERVYVFDCCFTTDVWEEENYKGYAGGVISQLRDHYPDASILVFNFREGVSQSLMANILSEYDLTIMDYPRHYEGCPLLSMEVMHHFLRSGESWLSLGQQNVLLMHCERGGWPVLAFMLAALLIYRKHYTGEQKTLDMIYKQAPRELLYLLQPLNPIPSQLRYLQYVARRNVNMQWPPLDRALTLDCIIIRAIPNFDGEGGCRPIFRIYGQDPFLVSDRAPKILFSTPKRNKVVRHYKQAECELVKIDINCHIQGDVVLECICLHDDLEREQMMFRTMFNTAFIRSNILILNRDELDTLWDAKDQFPKDFRAEVLFSEMDTAASVLPVDLSCFEEKDGLPVEAFAKVQEIFSSVDWISPNAGAARNVLQQITTSGLIQENLESVPPLSTDTSLLLDQVNLETPGERKGPAPVDNDAKGSSPFILEQQSMSSIKSSSKVQQSDQQKAEAQFVGTKSEMKVSKLQPSIPLSKPSPADLSTESSASSVSSQPSLYILPTSEHPPLVKKLDPHVQEYGHQRLIYQSLNPSFQLQFQLQDKAVQEGKGIRGPQWGRSRRKCNWLITDELIIVKSCFLR